Within the Thermoplasmata archaeon genome, the region AAGGCTTCGGCGGTTGATTCTTCTCATGACTATTTGGCACCTTGGGTCCCCCCTATACGATTAGCGAGTAGATCTCGTCCACCCACCCGTAGAATTCGGGTTCTTTCCGGTTCCGCGGGCGCGGGAGGTCGATCTCTTCGATTTTGACGATGCGGCCGGGCCGGGACGACAGGACGACGACTTGGTCGGCCAGGTGCACCGCCTCGTCGATGCTGTGGGTCACCATGACGATGGCAGACGGGGGCAGGTCGGGGTTCTGCCAGAGCTGGAGGATCTCGTCGCGGAGGTTCTGCGCCGTGAGCGCATCCAGGGCCGAAAACGGCTCGTCCATGCACAGCAGAATGGGGTCCATCGCGAGGGCTCGCGCCAAGCCGACGCGCTGCTTCATCCCGCCGCTCAGCTCTCGAGGGTACGCGTTTTCGAATCCCGCGAGGCCGACCGCTTCGATGTATTTCTTCGCCTTGGCCTGTTGCTCCTCGAGTGGCACCTTGTGCGCCTCGAGCCCCAGCTGCACGTTCTGCGCGACCGTGAGCCAGGGGAACAGGGCGAAGGACTGAAAGACCATGGAGATCCGCGGATTCTCGGCGGTGACCGGCTGCCCCTGGAAGAGGATCCTTCCCTGGGTGGGCTTGTCAAGTCCCACGATCTCGCGCAGCAGGGTGGACTTCCCGCAGCCGGAGGGGCCCACGAGGCACACGAAGTCCCGATCCCGGACCTCGAAGTTGATGTCCACGAGCACCTTGAACTCCTTGCCGTTCTCGAAGTAGGACTTCGAGACGGAATCCACCTGGAGGATCGGAACCCCGCTCACTGGATCTCCATCCGGAATCGATGCGATGCCCTCTTGATGAGGGGGCGCCACAAAAGCTTGTTCATGACAAGGACGACGACGATCAGCGCGAGGATCGCGAGGGCGAGCTGCTCCGAGGCCCCCGGCGACGGCGGGGCGTACGTGGCCGCGGAAATCAACTCGCCGACGCCGGTCACCGTGAACGTCTGGTTTCCATAGGAGATGTATTCGGCCACGATGAGCGCATTCCAACCCGCACCCCAGGCCGTGATGCTTCCTGTGAGCAGGGACGGAATCACCGCGGGAAGGAGGACGCGCCTCCAGTACGCCCAGCCGTGGAGCCCGAAGACTTTCGAGGCCTCCATCAGATCCCCCGGAATGGACTTCATGCCGGCGATCACGTTGAACAGGATGTACCATTGCATGGCGAACAGGGAGACCAGGAAGGCCGCGAGCTCGGCGGCAAGCCCGAAGGCACCCGCGGCGAGGATGGCAAACGCGATGATCAGGGGGAACAGTGCGGTCGCCGGCACGGAGGCAACCACCTCGATGACCGGCGTGAGGAACTTGGAGGCCCTCGCGTTGTGGACGAGCCAGGCGGCGGTGGGAATCGTCCAGGCGAGCGCCACAAGGTACGCGAGCGCGAGCCGTCCGAGGGAATGGATCACCGCGTTGGGGATGGCGTTCGCGACGGCCGGAGGTCCTGCGTGGAACAGTGCCACCACGTTCACGGCGCCTACCGCGACCACGAGGAGGAAGATGACCAGGAACATGGCGGCGTCCACGCGGCGGATGGTTCGAAACACGCGAGGGTGTTCCGTGTAGAAGCGCTCCAGAGGCGACCCGACCCGTTCAACCGATTGGACCAAAGTCTTGAGGCGGGTGGCCGCCGCCGCTCTCAGGCGCGGGAGTCGCGGAATCCATCGCAGCCGCTCGTACGGGGCGGGTGCGCGCGAGACCTCGCCGCCCGCCGTGAGCTCGACCTTGAACCGCTCCGCCCATGCGCTCAACGGCCTCCACATGAACACGTCGAGGATGAGGACCACGATCGTGAGTGTGGCGAGCCCGAGGAGAATCGCCGTGAGATTGCCGGCTTGGCCCGCGAAGTACAGGTACGAACCGATTCCGGGCTCGGAGTATGTCGTTGTGACATTTCCCGCCGCGGCCTGGAACGCCTCGCTCGCGACCAAGTAGAACCAGCCCACGGTCCAGGAGAGGATGGAGTTGTAGACGAGCTTGGGAATCGTGGCCGGGAAGGCGAGACGCCTGAACCGGAGCCACCCCTTGACGCCGAAGACCGCCGCGGAGTCCTCGAGGTCGTGGGGCAACGTCGTGAGCGTTTCATACACGGCGAACGCCATGTTCCAGGACATGCTCGTGAAAATTAGGAAGATGATCGCGAACTCCTTCCCGAAGGGGCTGCCGCTGGGGAACGCGTCCACGAAGACCAGGAGCACGACGGGGAAGAAGCCCAGGATGGGGACGGACTGGAGGATGTCAAGGATGGGGATCAGAATCTCGCCGGCGCGTCGGCTCGAGGCCGCGGCCGAGCCGTAGCTGATCGCGAAGGCGAGCGAGAGGAAGAACGCCAGGAACATGCGCAGGGTGGACAGAAGGGCATACCAAGGGAGCTGGACGGCGGTCGCGGCCTGGGCAGGAAAGAGGAGGGCAGCGACCAACGCCAGGGCGATGATGGCGATTCCGAGGATCCGGAGATTCTTGCGCGAGATGCCCCGCCGAAAGTAGCCTCGCGCCGGATGAAAGGTCACCGTGGACCGCGTTGCGGGCACCGGAGCCGCCATCCGGGCGAGCAAGAGAGACGCCCTATTTACGGCTTCCCCGCGCGATGGCTACTCGCCGCCCAGGAATCGTACCAAGATCGCCTTCTGCGCGTGGAGCCGGTTCTCCGCCTGGTCGAAGACGATACTCTGCTTCCCGTCCACGACGTCGTCCGTGATTTCGAGCCCGCGGTGCGCAGGGAGGCAGTGCATGACCATTGCGTCCGGCTTCGCCGCGGCAACGAGTTTCGCGTTGACCTGGTACGGGAGGAAGATACGTTCCCGCTCCTCCCGCTCCTTCTCCATGCCCATGGAGACCCAGACGTCTGTGTAGAGGACGTCCGCGTCCCTCACGGCCGCGAACGGGTCGTGCACGACCTCAATGCGGGCTTCCTTGCCCGCGGCGATTCGGCGTGCCGCCGCCAAGAGGCCGGGGTCCGGCTCGTATCCTTTGGGCACCCCGGCGGTCATGTGCATGCCCACCTCTGCGCATCCGATTAGGAGGCTGTTGCACACGTTATTCCCGTCGCCCACGTAGGCGAGCTTGAGCCCCTTCAGCTCCCCCCTCTGCTCGTGGATCGTCATGAGGTCCGCGACGATCTGGCAGGGATGCTCCTTGTCGTCGAGGCCGTTGATCACGGGCACGGTCGCATGGCGCGCGAGCTCCCGCACGTTTTCGCTCTTGAAGGCGCGGTACAGGATGCCGTCCACGAACCGGCTCAGGACCCGCGCGGTGTCCGCGATGGTCTCCCCCCGACCGACCTGCAGGTCGTTGGGAGAAAGGAACAGGGCGTGGCCGCCCAGCTGGGTCATTCCGACCTCGAAGGAGACGCGCGTCCGGGTCGAGGCCTTCTCGAAGATCATCGCCAGGCTCTTGCCCCGCAACGGCTCGTAGGGCTCGCCGGCCTTCGTCCGGTTCTTGAGGCTCGCCGCGAGTTCGAGGGTCGCGACCAGGTCAGTCTCGAGGTCCAGCATGGAGAGAAGGTCGCGCTTGGACGCCACGCACGGTGGATTCCGCGGGGTCTACTTGGTGTTTGC harbors:
- a CDS encoding ABC transporter ATP-binding protein, with protein sequence MSGVPILQVDSVSKSYFENGKEFKVLVDINFEVRDRDFVCLVGPSGCGKSTLLREIVGLDKPTQGRILFQGQPVTAENPRISMVFQSFALFPWLTVAQNVQLGLEAHKVPLEEQQAKAKKYIEAVGLAGFENAYPRELSGGMKQRVGLARALAMDPILLCMDEPFSALDALTAQNLRDEILQLWQNPDLPPSAIVMVTHSIDEAVHLADQVVVLSSRPGRIVKIEEIDLPRPRNRKEPEFYGWVDEIYSLIV
- the argF gene encoding ornithine carbamoyltransferase, with amino-acid sequence MASKRDLLSMLDLETDLVATLELAASLKNRTKAGEPYEPLRGKSLAMIFEKASTRTRVSFEVGMTQLGGHALFLSPNDLQVGRGETIADTARVLSRFVDGILYRAFKSENVRELARHATVPVINGLDDKEHPCQIVADLMTIHEQRGELKGLKLAYVGDGNNVCNSLLIGCAEVGMHMTAGVPKGYEPDPGLLAAARRIAAGKEARIEVVHDPFAAVRDADVLYTDVWVSMGMEKEREERERIFLPYQVNAKLVAAAKPDAMVMHCLPAHRGLEITDDVVDGKQSIVFDQAENRLHAQKAILVRFLGGE
- a CDS encoding ABC transporter permease subunit, which translates into the protein MAAPVPATRSTVTFHPARGYFRRGISRKNLRILGIAIIALALVAALLFPAQAATAVQLPWYALLSTLRMFLAFFLSLAFAISYGSAAASSRRAGEILIPILDILQSVPILGFFPVVLLVFVDAFPSGSPFGKEFAIIFLIFTSMSWNMAFAVYETLTTLPHDLEDSAAVFGVKGWLRFRRLAFPATIPKLVYNSILSWTVGWFYLVASEAFQAAAGNVTTTYSEPGIGSYLYFAGQAGNLTAILLGLATLTIVVLILDVFMWRPLSAWAERFKVELTAGGEVSRAPAPYERLRWIPRLPRLRAAAATRLKTLVQSVERVGSPLERFYTEHPRVFRTIRRVDAAMFLVIFLLVVAVGAVNVVALFHAGPPAVANAIPNAVIHSLGRLALAYLVALAWTIPTAAWLVHNARASKFLTPVIEVVASVPATALFPLIIAFAILAAGAFGLAAELAAFLVSLFAMQWYILFNVIAGMKSIPGDLMEASKVFGLHGWAYWRRVLLPAVIPSLLTGSITAWGAGWNALIVAEYISYGNQTFTVTGVGELISAATYAPPSPGASEQLALAILALIVVVLVMNKLLWRPLIKRASHRFRMEIQ